One segment of Curtobacterium poinsettiae DNA contains the following:
- a CDS encoding response regulator transcription factor: protein MSDGPKILIVDDEPNIRDLLTTSLRFAGFAVRAVGNGAQAISAVLEEEPDLIILDVMLPDMNGFGVTKRLRSSGYTSPILFLTAKDDTEDKITGLTVGGDDYVTKPFSLDEIVARIKAILRRTMNDEEDAIIRAGELTMDQDTHEVTIGDAQIELSPTEFKLLRYLMLNPNRVLSKAQILDHVWEYDFNGDAGIVESYISYLRRKLDQYSAEPIIQTKRGFGYMLKASKAS from the coding sequence ATGAGCGATGGCCCCAAGATCCTGATCGTCGACGACGAGCCGAACATCCGCGACCTCCTGACGACCTCGTTGCGCTTCGCCGGCTTCGCCGTGCGTGCAGTGGGCAACGGGGCACAGGCGATCTCCGCCGTGCTCGAGGAAGAGCCGGACCTCATCATCCTCGACGTGATGCTGCCCGACATGAACGGCTTCGGCGTGACCAAGCGCCTGCGTTCCTCGGGCTACACCTCGCCGATCCTGTTCCTGACGGCGAAGGACGACACCGAGGACAAGATCACCGGCCTCACCGTCGGCGGCGACGACTACGTCACCAAGCCGTTCTCGCTCGACGAGATCGTCGCCCGCATCAAGGCGATCCTCCGTCGCACCATGAACGACGAGGAAGACGCGATCATCCGCGCCGGCGAGCTCACGATGGACCAGGACACGCACGAGGTCACGATCGGCGACGCGCAGATCGAGCTCTCGCCCACCGAGTTCAAGCTGCTCCGCTACCTCATGCTCAACCCGAACCGCGTGCTGTCGAAGGCGCAGATCCTCGACCACGTGTGGGAGTACGACTTCAACGGCGACGCGGGCATCGTCGAGAGCTACATCTCGTACCTGCGTCGCAAGCTCGATCAGTACTCCGCCGAGCCGATCATCCAGACCAAGCGCGGCTTCGGCTACATGCTGAAGGCGTCCAAGGCTTCCTAG
- a CDS encoding sensor histidine kinase — protein sequence MHTRMNHWWDGISLRTKITGITVLLVALGLLVAGLGTMTVLSTYLMQQLDNTVKQTTEQLEGQNISDGEQYCKLSVVVSQSAYVAAYDADGDRICQTKASSRPDVREATLVEASQANQRISLYDSQHNHEWRAQIIPASLQNQSDGTTETGYVLIAVSSAGTDETIGKFTAIFLGFGASVILLGAMLTRLLVTATFDPLRDVEDTAARFAAGDFNQRLEADTPNTEVGRLNRSLNVMLERIDSAFEDRERTIAQMRRFVGDASHELRTPLVSLRGYAELYRMGALRKEEDVAQAMERIEKEAQRMGLLVQDLLQLARIDESKPLELGPVDLVAIARDSALDTMASNPDREIQVLVEDSLTGESVPQAVRPSASSSSIGSPDSGEAPPVSPTSANTTGPIAFSRQTIARLRARRTRAMNIDAGAAPTDETTPLPTVVLPKRPPIVLAEENKIRQIVTNLMGNAMRFTANDDPIEIGIGVDDERGMAHLDVIDHGEGIPPQLREKIFQRFWRADTSRARDTGGSGLGLAIVSGIVAAHHGSVEVFDTEGGGATFRVWLPLLPRDFAA from the coding sequence ATGCACACGCGAATGAACCACTGGTGGGACGGGATCTCCCTGCGCACCAAGATCACCGGGATCACGGTGCTCCTCGTCGCGCTCGGACTGCTCGTCGCCGGACTCGGCACGATGACGGTGCTGTCCACCTACCTCATGCAGCAGCTCGACAACACGGTCAAGCAGACGACCGAGCAGCTCGAGGGTCAGAACATCAGTGACGGTGAGCAGTACTGCAAGTTGTCCGTCGTGGTCTCGCAGAGTGCCTACGTCGCCGCGTACGACGCCGACGGGGATCGGATCTGCCAGACGAAGGCGTCGAGCCGGCCAGACGTCCGCGAAGCCACCCTGGTCGAGGCCTCGCAGGCGAACCAGCGCATCTCGCTCTACGACAGCCAGCACAACCACGAGTGGCGCGCCCAGATCATCCCGGCGTCGCTGCAGAACCAGTCCGACGGCACCACCGAGACCGGCTACGTGCTCATCGCGGTCTCCAGCGCCGGCACCGACGAGACGATCGGCAAGTTCACCGCGATCTTCCTCGGGTTCGGTGCGTCGGTCATCCTGCTCGGCGCCATGCTCACCCGCCTGCTCGTCACCGCGACCTTCGACCCGCTGCGGGACGTCGAGGACACCGCCGCCCGGTTCGCCGCGGGTGACTTCAACCAGCGCCTCGAAGCCGACACCCCGAACACCGAGGTCGGGCGCCTCAACCGCTCCCTCAACGTCATGCTCGAGCGGATCGACTCGGCGTTCGAGGACCGCGAGCGCACCATCGCGCAGATGCGCCGGTTCGTCGGGGACGCCTCGCACGAGCTCCGCACGCCGCTGGTGTCCCTGCGCGGGTACGCCGAGCTGTACCGCATGGGTGCCCTGCGCAAGGAAGAGGACGTCGCCCAGGCGATGGAGCGCATCGAGAAGGAAGCGCAGCGGATGGGCCTGCTCGTGCAGGACCTGCTGCAGCTCGCGCGCATCGACGAGTCGAAGCCGCTCGAGCTCGGCCCGGTCGACCTCGTCGCGATCGCCCGTGACTCGGCGCTCGACACGATGGCCTCCAACCCGGACCGCGAGATCCAGGTCCTCGTCGAGGACTCCCTGACCGGCGAGAGCGTGCCCCAGGCCGTCCGTCCGTCCGCGTCGTCGTCGTCCATCGGCTCTCCGGACTCCGGCGAGGCACCGCCCGTGTCGCCCACCTCGGCGAACACCACCGGGCCGATCGCGTTCTCGCGCCAGACCATCGCGCGTCTGCGCGCCCGTCGCACCCGTGCCATGAACATCGACGCCGGTGCCGCGCCGACCGACGAGACCACCCCGCTGCCCACGGTCGTGCTGCCGAAGCGCCCGCCGATCGTCCTGGCGGAAGAGAACAAGATCCGCCAGATCGTCACGAACCTGATGGGCAACGCCATGCGGTTCACGGCGAACGATGACCCGATCGAGATCGGCATCGGCGTGGACGACGAGCGGGGCATGGCACACCTCGACGTGATCGACCACGGTGAGGGCATCCCGCCGCAGCTGCGCGAGAAGATCTTCCAGCGCTTCTGGCGTGCGGACACCTCCCGCGCCCGCGACACCGGCGGCTCGGGCCTCGGGCTCGCCATCGTTTCCGGCATCGTCGCGGCGCACCACGGCTCGGTCGAGGTCTTCGACACCGAGGGCGGCGGCGCCACCTTCCGCGTCTGGCTCCCCCTGCTCCCCCGCGACTTCGCCGCCTGA
- a CDS encoding multidrug ABC transporter ATPase: protein MAKPTRSTGNPQDSAEPPVTFNRTERALAFMIGGIIILGLLCFVAMIIMWLTAPAAQGSMPWPVVMAIPLYGFPIAMVLVFTLLGITWTRRARANRTAR from the coding sequence ATGGCCAAGCCGACCCGATCAACCGGGAACCCGCAGGACTCCGCAGAACCCCCGGTGACGTTCAATCGTACCGAACGCGCTCTGGCGTTCATGATCGGTGGGATCATCATCCTCGGCCTGCTCTGCTTCGTCGCGATGATCATCATGTGGCTCACCGCCCCCGCCGCCCAGGGTTCGATGCCGTGGCCGGTGGTCATGGCGATCCCGCTCTACGGCTTCCCGATCGCCATGGTGCTGGTCTTCACGCTCCTCGGCATCACCTGGACGCGTCGCGCACGAGCGAACCGGACGGCTCGCTGA
- a CDS encoding helicase-associated domain-containing protein, producing MTTTADLAARLRAMPDDALERLVAARRLPTAALAETGPQRITDFFDLAEALRSDDAVDAAVEHLPRATILALRDGGAVDALGPAIELGLADEDGAVDDAVAARVAAHPDLTSLDEQPGGPEQVRPAAPALDAAALERARTTGAEQAFATMTVLAELLRAVDAGAVRELVKGGIGMPLARTLAERIGTDAELVAGRLALLDDIGFADPDTGRWIVTDAGHVWLLAGWPQRWVSLVAAWTDTLPPAVHQVLELADGDLRDLVPLGRWAYPAGSRWLDALLLDVAGTAASLGLAVDGTVTSTGRALLDGDAEQAADDLPGTVERVYLQHDLTVIAPGPLAPVDDDALRTVAVLEAPGLAARYRISEDTLRTAFRAGHSRDDLLSLLGRLSATGIPQPLAYLIDQVAGRDGSIVVDRGPGGVGTEVRGTADQLDLVGVDAELRQLAWERPDLTTLTTRYPPHVVHTALEDQRYPAVLTTAARPEAHHGPPGRRSPTGRSPEQSAHALVERLRLTTQRGDAEPEQEWLGRQIDLAVRGRTPIRVTVRMPDGSERPFSIVPTSVAAGRVRGRDTAVDVERTLPLSLVVSVESDA from the coding sequence ATGACGACCACCGCCGACCTCGCCGCCCGACTCCGGGCGATGCCGGACGATGCGCTCGAGCGCCTCGTCGCGGCGAGGCGACTCCCCACCGCTGCACTCGCCGAGACCGGCCCGCAGCGCATCACCGACTTCTTCGACCTCGCCGAGGCGCTCCGCAGCGACGACGCCGTGGACGCCGCCGTCGAGCACCTGCCGCGCGCCACGATCCTCGCGTTGCGTGACGGCGGCGCCGTCGACGCGCTCGGCCCCGCGATCGAGCTCGGCCTCGCCGACGAGGACGGCGCGGTCGACGACGCGGTCGCCGCACGCGTGGCCGCCCACCCCGACCTCACCTCGCTCGACGAGCAGCCTGGAGGCCCGGAGCAGGTCCGACCCGCTGCTCCCGCCCTCGACGCCGCGGCGCTCGAGCGTGCGCGCACCACCGGCGCGGAGCAGGCGTTCGCGACGATGACCGTGCTCGCCGAACTGCTGCGGGCGGTCGACGCCGGCGCGGTCCGCGAACTCGTCAAGGGCGGGATCGGCATGCCGCTCGCCCGCACCCTCGCCGAGCGCATCGGCACCGACGCCGAGCTCGTCGCCGGTCGCCTGGCGCTGCTCGACGACATCGGGTTCGCCGACCCCGACACGGGGCGGTGGATCGTCACCGACGCCGGCCACGTGTGGTTGCTCGCCGGCTGGCCGCAGCGCTGGGTGTCGCTGGTGGCCGCGTGGACGGACACGCTCCCGCCCGCCGTGCACCAGGTGCTGGAGCTGGCCGACGGGGACCTGCGCGACCTCGTGCCGCTCGGGCGTTGGGCGTACCCGGCGGGGTCCCGCTGGCTCGACGCCCTGCTGCTCGACGTTGCCGGCACCGCGGCGTCGCTCGGCCTGGCGGTCGACGGCACCGTGACGAGCACCGGTCGGGCGCTCCTCGACGGCGACGCCGAGCAGGCCGCCGACGACCTGCCGGGCACCGTCGAACGGGTCTACCTGCAGCACGACCTCACCGTCATCGCACCGGGGCCGCTCGCGCCGGTGGACGACGACGCCCTGCGCACCGTCGCCGTGCTCGAGGCACCGGGGCTCGCGGCGCGCTACCGCATCTCCGAGGACACCCTGCGCACGGCGTTCCGGGCCGGACACTCCCGCGACGACCTGCTGTCCCTGCTCGGGCGGCTGTCGGCCACCGGGATCCCGCAGCCCCTCGCCTACCTGATCGACCAGGTGGCCGGACGCGACGGCAGCATCGTCGTCGACCGGGGACCGGGCGGCGTCGGGACCGAGGTCCGCGGCACCGCCGACCAGCTCGACCTCGTCGGGGTGGACGCCGAGCTCCGGCAGCTCGCGTGGGAGCGGCCGGACCTGACGACGCTGACCACGCGCTACCCGCCGCACGTCGTGCACACCGCGCTCGAGGACCAGCGCTACCCGGCCGTCCTGACGACCGCAGCCCGTCCCGAGGCGCACCACGGGCCTCCCGGCCGGCGCAGCCCCACCGGACGCTCGCCGGAACAGTCGGCGCACGCACTCGTCGAACGGCTCCGCCTGACGACGCAGCGCGGCGACGCGGAGCCGGAGCAGGAGTGGCTCGGTCGGCAGATCGACCTGGCCGTGCGCGGACGCACGCCGATCCGTGTGACCGTCCGGATGCCGGACGGTTCGGAGCGGCCGTTCTCGATCGTGCCGACCTCGGTCGCGGCCGGACGCGTCCGTGGGCGGGACACGGCAGTCGACGTCGAACGCACCCTGCCGCTGTCGCTCGTCGTGTCGGTCGAGAGCGACGCCTGA
- a CDS encoding DNA repair helicase XPB, protein MNGPLIVQSDRTVLLEVAHPDAEDARHELAAFAELERAPEHVHTYRITRLGLWNARAAGHDAEAMIDTLERFAKFPVPQSVTVDIRDTVSRYGRLVIRREERPDAPVIANSPTEELERLPLLLLTAEDPSVLAEVIRSKRIKPLLGDMRSPTEVELQPWARGQVKQELVKLGWPAEDLAGYTPGQPHPIDLDTAEWHMRPYQEQAVDTFFAQGSGVVVLPCGAGKTLVGAGAMATVKATTLILVTNTVSARQWRTELLKRTTLTPEDIGEYSGSVKEIRPVTIATYQILTARRKGEYTHLSLLDALDWGLIVYDEVHLLPAPVFKLTADLQARRRLGLTATLVREDGREGDVFSLIGPKRYDAPWKEIEAQGYISPASCYEVRIDLPHQDRLEYAASSDDERYRLAATLPAKTPVVRELIEKHRGEQILVIGQYIDQLDELAASLDAAEITGATPVDERERLYDAFRSGEVDVLVVSKVANFSIDLPDATVAIQVSGSFGSRQEEAQRLGRLLRPNKDGLPASFYTLVARDTVDQDFAQNRQRFLAEQGYSYTILDADQVQTPVG, encoded by the coding sequence ATGAACGGACCGCTGATCGTGCAGAGCGACCGCACCGTGCTCCTCGAGGTCGCGCACCCCGACGCCGAGGACGCACGCCACGAGCTCGCGGCCTTCGCCGAGCTCGAACGCGCTCCCGAGCACGTGCACACCTACCGGATCACCCGCCTCGGACTCTGGAACGCGCGTGCCGCGGGCCACGACGCCGAGGCCATGATCGACACCCTGGAACGCTTCGCGAAGTTCCCCGTGCCGCAGAGCGTCACGGTCGACATCCGCGACACGGTCTCGCGCTACGGACGACTCGTGATCCGTCGCGAGGAACGGCCCGACGCCCCCGTGATCGCGAACTCCCCCACCGAGGAACTCGAGCGGCTGCCGCTCCTGCTCCTCACCGCCGAGGACCCATCGGTGCTGGCCGAGGTCATCCGGTCGAAGCGCATCAAGCCGTTGCTCGGTGACATGCGGTCCCCGACCGAGGTCGAGCTGCAGCCGTGGGCGCGCGGACAGGTCAAGCAGGAGCTCGTCAAGCTCGGCTGGCCGGCGGAGGACCTGGCGGGCTACACCCCGGGCCAGCCGCACCCGATCGACCTGGACACCGCCGAGTGGCACATGCGGCCGTACCAGGAGCAGGCGGTCGACACGTTCTTCGCCCAGGGTTCCGGCGTCGTCGTGCTGCCCTGTGGCGCGGGCAAGACGCTCGTCGGCGCGGGTGCGATGGCGACCGTCAAGGCGACCACGCTCATCCTCGTCACGAACACCGTCTCGGCACGGCAGTGGCGCACGGAGCTCCTCAAGCGCACGACCCTGACGCCGGAGGACATCGGCGAGTACTCGGGCAGCGTCAAGGAGATCCGGCCGGTCACGATCGCGACCTACCAGATCCTCACCGCCCGCCGGAAGGGCGAGTACACGCACCTGTCGCTCCTCGACGCCCTCGACTGGGGCCTCATCGTCTACGACGAAGTGCACCTGCTGCCGGCGCCGGTGTTCAAGCTGACCGCCGACCTGCAGGCTCGCCGACGCCTGGGCCTGACGGCGACGCTCGTGCGCGAGGACGGCCGCGAGGGCGACGTCTTCTCGCTCATCGGGCCGAAGCGGTACGACGCCCCGTGGAAGGAGATCGAGGCGCAGGGCTACATCTCGCCGGCCTCGTGCTACGAGGTCCGCATCGACCTGCCGCACCAGGACCGCCTGGAGTACGCGGCGTCGAGCGACGACGAGCGCTACCGGCTCGCCGCGACGTTGCCGGCGAAGACCCCGGTGGTGCGGGAACTCATCGAGAAGCACCGCGGTGAGCAGATCCTGGTGATCGGGCAGTACATCGACCAGCTCGACGAACTTGCCGCGTCGCTCGATGCCGCGGAGATCACGGGAGCGACCCCCGTCGACGAACGGGAGCGGCTCTACGACGCGTTCCGGTCCGGCGAGGTCGACGTGCTCGTCGTCTCGAAGGTCGCGAACTTCTCGATCGACCTGCCCGACGCGACGGTCGCCATCCAGGTCTCCGGCTCGTTCGGCTCCCGGCAGGAAGAAGCCCAGCGGCTCGGGCGGCTCCTCCGCCCGAACAAGGACGGCCTGCCCGCGTCGTTCTACACGCTCGTGGCCCGGGACACCGTGGACCAGGACTTCGCCCAGAACCGGCAGCGGTTCCTGGCGGAGCAGGGGTACTCGTACACGATCCTGGACGCCGACCAGGTCCAGACGCCCGTGGGCTGA